A stretch of the Vitis vinifera cultivar Pinot Noir 40024 chromosome 16, ASM3070453v1 genome encodes the following:
- the LOC104878033 gene encoding receptor-like protein EIX2, with product MGNFDGKFIETLPGDGEIRYTSGLMVLVLHSNKFKGSIPLELCHLDSLQILDLGNNNLSGTIPRCFGNFSSMIKQSNSSSPFPFHNARHFDSESTDTATLVMKGVGNTLGLLVGIDLSRNKFSGEISEELTGLHGLIFLNLSNNHLQGKIPMKIGALTSLESLDLSMNRLSGVIPQGMANISFLSHLNLSDNNFSGKIPSGTQIQGFSPLSFIGNPKLCGAPLTDGCGEDGKPKGPVPDDDDEEDNGWIDIKWFYLDACAGDYAQQSQISGNVNEDDEWIEMKWFYLSMPLGSVVGFWPVLGHT from the exons ATGGGGAACTTCGATGGAAAGTTCATTGAAACATTACCAGGGGATGGTGAGATTAGATATACATCGGGTCTAATGGTTCTTGTCCTTCATTCGAATAAGTTCAAAGGAAGTATTCCTCTTGAACTCTGCCACCTTGATTCCCTTCAAATCCTGGACTTGGGAAACAACAATCTCTCTGGAACCATTCCCAGATGCTTTGGTAATTTCAGCAGCATGATCAAACAATCAAATTCAAGTTCCCCCTTTCCTTTTCATAATGCACGTCATTTTGATTCGGAATCAACCGACACAGCAACGCTGGTTATGAAAGGAGTAGGCAACACTCTTGGCCTCCTAGTTGGCATAGACCTCTCAAGGAATAAGTTCTCTGGTGAGATCTCAGAAGAACTCACAGGTCTCCATGGATTGATATTCTTGAACCTGTCTAATAACCATCTCCAAGGGAAGATTCCTATGAAGATTGGGGCCTTGACATCACTGGAGTCTCTTGATCTCTCCATGAATAGACTTTCTGGTGTTATTCCTCAAGGTATGGCAAACATATCATTTTTGAGCCATTTAAATTTGTCAGACAACAACTTCTCTGGCAAAATTCCATCAGGCACCCAGATCCAAGGCTTTAGTCCCCTCAGTTTTATTGGCAACCCGAAGCTTTGTGGAGCTCCATTGACTGATGGTTGTGGTGAAGATGGTAAGCCAAAGGGTCCAGTTCCAGAcgatgatgatgaagaggacAATGGATGGATTGATATAAAATGGTTCTATTTGG ATGCTTGTGCTGGAGATTATGCACAACAAAGCCAAATATCGGGCAATGTTAATGAAGATGATGAATGGATCGAAATGAAGTGGTTCTATCTGAGCATGCCATTGGGGTCTGTGGTGGGTTTTTGGCCTGTTTTGGGTCATACTTGA